The following is a genomic window from Dermatophilaceae bacterium Soc4.6.
CCAGGGTCTACCTCGCGGCCCTGCGCACCCCAGGGGCGAGCCGCGAGCTCCTGCTCGAGCAGGGCATCCCCGCCTCCGTCCTCGACCCCGCCCTCGCGCTGTTGCACGGCCGAGGTCTCGTGCACGTCGGCCCGCGGGGGAGCCTCGACGTGCCGCCCCCGATCGCGACCCTGCCCCAGCACGCCAGCGACCTCGAGCGCCGGGCGCAGGTGCTGCGGGCGAGCGCCTACGAGCTGACTCAGGTCTTCTACAACGCCCGCGCCCGGGAGCGATACCCCGACAACGGTCTCGTGCTCCTGCACGACCTCGACGAGGTGAGCGCCGAGACCGACGCGCTCGTCGCCGGCGCGGTCGAGCAGGTCTGCGTGAGCCGGGCGCCGACCAGCCGGTCGATGCAGCTGCTCTCGGCACCCCTGGAGTCGCACCGTGAGCGGACGCTCGGGCTCGACTCCCGCCCCCTGCGCCACCGCACCCTCTGGGACACCGCGCTGCTCGAGACCCCCGGCGCGGTCGAAGTGCTGCGCGCCCGGCGCACAGGCGGTGAGGAGCAGCGGTTCCTCCCCCGCGTGCCCCTCACCTTCGTCGCCGTCGACCAGGCCGTCTGCCTGGTCGAGTGGACGGCCGACCCCCCGGGTGACCCGGACGCGCCGGTCGGGCTGGTGGTCCACACGCCCGGGATGGTCGCGAGCCTCCTGACCCTCTTCGAGCGGATGTGGGAGCTGGCCAGCCCCGTCAACCGCGGCCCCTCGAGCGACGAGATCGACCGGCGCGACCTGACCATCGTGCGCCTGATGTCGGCCGGGGTCGCGGACGCGTCGATCGCCCGGCAGACCGGGGTCTCCCAGCGCACCGTCGAGCGGCGGATCCGCACGCTGATGGAGCAGCTCGGTTCGGGGACCCGCTTCCAGGCCGGCGCGCAGGCGGTGCGACGCGGCTGGCTCTAGCCCCGCGCGCGTCCTTCCGGCCCTTCCGGTGGTGCGGGCCGTTCCGGTGGTGCGGGCCGTCCCAGTCGTGCGAGCAGCCCGCTGCGCACACGGGGCCACTCGTCGGCGAGGATGCTGAAGACCACGGTGTCGCGCCACGACCCGTCGGCCCGTCGCACCATCCGGCGCAGGACGCCCTCGCGCACGGCCCCCAGCCGGACGATCGCCGCCTGCGAGCGGTCGTTGAGCACGTCGGTCTGGATCCGCACCCGCCCGAATCCGCAGTCGTCGAAGGCGTGCCCGAGCAGCAGCAGCTTGGTCTCCGGGTTGACGGCAGTGCCCCACCAGCGCGAGCCGTAGGTCGTCCACCCCAGGTGCACCTGCTCGGTCGCCACCTCGACGTCGCCGAGCGACGAGGTGCCCACCACCGTGCCCGCGGCGCCGAGCCCGCTGTCTCCGACCAGCCGCACCGTGTATGCCGTCCGCCCCGGCCGGGCGGCCTGCTGCACCTGCACCGCGGCCCGAGCCTGCGCCTCGTCGGTGAGGCGATCGCTCATGAGGAACCCGTGACGGTAGACCTCGGGGTCGGACCACACGGCATACAGGCCGGGGGTGTCGTCCAGGGTGACCGGGTCGAGCCGCACGACCCGCCCGACCAGCGGCAGGCCGGTGGGGGGACGCGTCGCGGGCGGCTTCATCGGCCCAGACTAGACTCGACCGTCCTGTCGGCGGCTGGTGTCGCAGGAGTCTCGAGACGAGCAAGGCGGAGCGCGTGAGCAGCAGTCCCGACCCGACGACACCACGGGTGGCCGACCCGGCCATCCAGGCCGCCCAGGTCGATGAGGCCGCCCAGGTCGATGAGGTCACCGCCGAGATCGCGGCCGAGCAACGCCACGTCGACCGCGTCTACGAGGAGCTTGCCAAGGCCGGTGTGCGCGCGGACCTCGTCGCCGCCGACGGCCTCGCCCGTGGTCGCACCAGCCGCGTGGGGGAGGCCCGTGACGAGGAGCTGACCGGGCTCTTCGAGCGCGACGCGATGGTCATGCACGCGGCCCGCCGCCGCCACGCGCTCGACAGCCAGTACGAAGGCCTCGTCTTCGGACGCCTCGACCTCGACCACCGGGTGCCCTCGACCGCCTCCCCCTCTGCGGACGCCCCGGCGTTCGAGCGCGAGGTGCGCTACATCGGCCGGCTCGGGGTGCGCGACGACGACTACGAGCCGCTGGTCATCGACTGGCGCGCGCCCGCGGCCTCCCCCTTCTACCGCGCGACCCCGGTCGCGCCGCTCGGCGTGCTGAGGCGACGGGTGCTGCGCTGCAAGGGTGCTGCGGTCGTCGGGGTCGAGGACGACCTCATGGTGCCCGAGGCCCCCGACGACCTCGTCGTCGTCGGCGACGGCGCGCTGATGGCGGCCCTCACCCGCAGCCGCGGCACTCGCATGCGCGACATCGTCGCGACCATCCAGGTGCACCAGGACGAGGCCATCCGCGCTCCGGCGCGCGGCGTCACCGAGATCACCGGCGGCCCCGGCACGGGCAAGACCGTCGTCGCGCTGCACCGCGCGGCCTACCTGCTCTACTCCGACCGGCGGCGCTACGAGTCGGGCGGCATCCTCGTCGTCGGCCCGTCTGCGGCCTACACCGCCTACATCGAGCGCGTCCTGCCGTCGCTCGGCGAGGACACGGTGGCTCTGCGCTCGCTCGGCGACGTCGTCGACGTCGTCAGCACCGAGCGGCTCGACTCCCCGGAGGCGGCCCTGGTGAAGGGGTCGTTGCGCATCCGTCAGGTGCTCGCCCGGGCAGCCCGCGACACCGTGCCGGGGGCGCCGGCCGAGTTTCGCGCGTTCGTCGCCGGCCAGGCCATCCGGCTCACCCCGCCGATGCTCGCCCAGCTCAGCGGCCGCGTGCTGCGCAGCACACAGCGCAACGTCGGCCGCTCGGCCGTCCTCAAGGAGCTGGGCGACCTGGCCTACCGCGAGAGCGGGCACCCCGACCGCGCCACCTTCCTCGACCGCTTCGACGACTCGCGCGAGGTCGAGGCCTTTGTGCGCGACTGGTGGCCGCAGGTCGACGCCCGTCAGGTGCTGCTCTGGCTCACCGACGAGGAGCGCGCGCGCCGCTACGGCCTGGGCATCCTCACCCCGGCGGAGACCACGCTCCTGCACGAGTCGCTGGTCACGACCCTGCGCACCGGCACCTGGTCGGTCGCCGACGTCGCCCTCCTCGACGACCTCTCGGCGCTGCTGGGGCCGGTGCAGGAGACCGAGCGCGCCGAGCGCGACTGGCTCGAGGTCGAGGAGCTGGACGACCTCGCGTCCTACGGCATGACCCAGGTGCAGCAGGTGGGTCGCGCGGGCGAGCCCGACAGCCGGCCCGACGACCGGTCGCAGATGGGTCCCGACACCCGCCCCGACATCGTGCGCCGCGCCTACACCACCACTCCCGAGTCGATGCGCGAGCGCCTGATGCTGGGGCGCATGGGCCGACCCGACGAGTACGCGCACGTCCTCGTCGACGAGGCCCAGGACCTCTCGCCGATGCAGTGGCGGATGCTCGGTCGGCGTGCGCGTCACGCGTCCTGGACCGTCGTCGGTGACGCCGCGCAGAGCTCGTGGGGCGGCGCTGCCGAGTCGGCGACCGCCCGTGAGGAGGCGTTCGGTGGGCAGCCGCGGCACCGCTTCCACATGCAGACCAACTACCGCAACGCCGCCGAGATCTTCGCCTACGCCGAGGCCTTCATCCGGGCCCACGTGCCCGACGCCGACATCCCCGACGCCGTGCGCGAGACCGGCATCGAGCCGGTCGAGGTGCCGCTCGGCGGCGACGTGCTGACGACGACGCGCGAGGCCCTCGACCTGCTCCTCGAGCAGGTCGAGGGGTCGATCGCCGTCATCACCCCCCACCGGTATGCGGCCGCCCTCGCGCCGCTGGCCGGCGCCGGCGACGGCCGGGTGCAGGTCATCGACCCGATGTCGACCAAGGGCCTCGAATACGACGCCACCGTGCTCGTCGACCCCGACGAGATCACCCGCGAGTCACCCGGCGGGGCGCGGGTCACCTATGTGGGGATGACCCGCGCAGCGCACCGGATGACGGTGCTGCGGGGCTGAGACTGGCGACCCGCCCCCTGCTGTCGGCCTCAGCTCGCGGTGATGAGACCGTCGGTCACGACCTTGCCGTTCGTGTGCAGCGTGACCGTGCGGCCCACGAGGCCCGAGGCGGGGATGTCCTGCTTGGGCAGCCCGATCAGCACGAACGTGAGCCCCGCCGGCACCCGGTAGGTGTAGACCGCCGGGCTCTGGTTCGGCATTCCCTGGATGACGCGGTCGAGCTGGATCAGCGTGCTCCCATCGGCTTGCGGCACAGCCGCGGTGACGTTGCCGTGGTCGGCGAGCCGGGTGCTGGAGGTGGCGGCCGGGAGCGTGACCGACCCGGCGATGGCCGCGAGCGCGGTGTGGACTGCCGGGTCGGCTGCGTGCTCCGACCAGAGCACCCAGCTGCTCACGGTGGGGACCTGGTACTGCTCGATCGTGGCACCGTTCTTGCCGTCGGAGCAGGTGAAGACCCACCGTCGGTACTCCGCCAGGCGCCCACCCATCGTGACGTCGCGGTACTCCTTCAGGGGCTGACCCACGACCGAGGCGCCGCAGTAGCTCGGGTTGGTCTCGTAGCCACCCTGGATGTTGGTGTCGATCGGCCAGTCGGCCCCCGAGGTCGTGAGGAAGATCGTGCAGTCGGGGGAGCCGTACAGGTTGGACGAGCCGTGGGAGGCGACCGGGTCGATGCACAGCTGTTCGTAGCGCCGCTGGTCGTTGGTGGCGAAGCTGCTCGGGGTGGCGCCCCACCCCGGCGGCAGGACGACCGTCGCCCCCGCGAAGGTGAGCGTCCGACCGGCGGCCGGCGGCGCACTCGTCGGGCCCGTCGTCCCCGAACCCGTCGCCGAACCCGTCCCCGAACCCGTCGCCGGTGAGGTGGGCGCCGTCGTCCCGGTGGTCGAGGGCGTGCTCGACGCCGTGGTGGCACTCGTCGGCCCCGGGGTGGGCGATCCGCTCGTCACCTGCGCGGCCGGGGGGGCCGCCACCGGACGCTGGTGGAGCACGGTGAGACCGACGCCTCCGGCGACCACCG
Proteins encoded in this region:
- a CDS encoding UvrD-helicase domain-containing protein — protein: MQAAQVDEAAQVDEVTAEIAAEQRHVDRVYEELAKAGVRADLVAADGLARGRTSRVGEARDEELTGLFERDAMVMHAARRRHALDSQYEGLVFGRLDLDHRVPSTASPSADAPAFEREVRYIGRLGVRDDDYEPLVIDWRAPAASPFYRATPVAPLGVLRRRVLRCKGAAVVGVEDDLMVPEAPDDLVVVGDGALMAALTRSRGTRMRDIVATIQVHQDEAIRAPARGVTEITGGPGTGKTVVALHRAAYLLYSDRRRYESGGILVVGPSAAYTAYIERVLPSLGEDTVALRSLGDVVDVVSTERLDSPEAALVKGSLRIRQVLARAARDTVPGAPAEFRAFVAGQAIRLTPPMLAQLSGRVLRSTQRNVGRSAVLKELGDLAYRESGHPDRATFLDRFDDSREVEAFVRDWWPQVDARQVLLWLTDEERARRYGLGILTPAETTLLHESLVTTLRTGTWSVADVALLDDLSALLGPVQETERAERDWLEVEELDDLASYGMTQVQQVGRAGEPDSRPDDRSQMGPDTRPDIVRRAYTTTPESMRERLMLGRMGRPDEYAHVLVDEAQDLSPMQWRMLGRRARHASWTVVGDAAQSSWGGAAESATAREEAFGGQPRHRFHMQTNYRNAAEIFAYAEAFIRAHVPDADIPDAVRETGIEPVEVPLGGDVLTTTREALDLLLEQVEGSIAVITPHRYAAALAPLAGAGDGRVQVIDPMSTKGLEYDATVLVDPDEITRESPGGARVTYVGMTRAAHRMTVLRG
- a CDS encoding LuxR C-terminal-related transcriptional regulator is translated as MLDDHASEASASRVYLAALRTPGASRELLLEQGIPASVLDPALALLHGRGLVHVGPRGSLDVPPPIATLPQHASDLERRAQVLRASAYELTQVFYNARARERYPDNGLVLLHDLDEVSAETDALVAGAVEQVCVSRAPTSRSMQLLSAPLESHRERTLGLDSRPLRHRTLWDTALLETPGAVEVLRARRTGGEEQRFLPRVPLTFVAVDQAVCLVEWTADPPGDPDAPVGLVVHTPGMVASLLTLFERMWELASPVNRGPSSDEIDRRDLTIVRLMSAGVADASIARQTGVSQRTVERRIRTLMEQLGSGTRFQAGAQAVRRGWL
- a CDS encoding GNAT family protein; translated protein: MKPPATRPPTGLPLVGRVVRLDPVTLDDTPGLYAVWSDPEVYRHGFLMSDRLTDEAQARAAVQVQQAARPGRTAYTVRLVGDSGLGAAGTVVGTSSLGDVEVATEQVHLGWTTYGSRWWGTAVNPETKLLLLGHAFDDCGFGRVRIQTDVLNDRSQAAIVRLGAVREGVLRRMVRRADGSWRDTVVFSILADEWPRVRSGLLARLGRPAPPERPAPPEGPEGRARG